A portion of the Oncorhynchus gorbuscha isolate QuinsamMale2020 ecotype Even-year linkage group LG07, OgorEven_v1.0, whole genome shotgun sequence genome contains these proteins:
- the LOC124039093 gene encoding calponin-3-like, which yields MTSFNKGPAYGLSAEVKSKIAGKYDMQKEEELRFWIEEVTGMVIGENFQMGLKDGIILGELINKLQPGSIKKINHSQLNWHKLENLGNFIKAILAYGMKPNDIFEANDLFENGNMTQVQSTLLSLASMAKTKGIHTSCDIGVKYADKQKRHFDDKKIKAGQCVIGLQMGTNKCASQAGMTAYGTRRHLYDPKTQTDKPYDQTTISLQMGTNKGASQAGMSCPGTRRDIFDNKQVQQVDNSTISLQMGTNKAASQKGMSAYGLGRQVYNPKYCGSPTEPVIHADGSLGTNCSEISDSDYQAKEFLHEGEGEEYPVAYHEEDDYSDVAHYNEVDQGIDY from the exons ATCGCAGGGAAATATGACATGCAAAAGGAGGAGGAGCTTCGGTTCTGGATCGAGGAAGTGACGGGGATGGTCATAGGAGAGAACTTCCAGATGGGTCTGAAGGACGGAATCATCCTGGGaga ATTGATAAACAAACTGCAGCCCGGCTCGATAAAGAAAATTAACCACTCACAACTGAACTGGCACAAG CTTGAGAACCTTGGCAACTTCATCAAAGCCATCCTGGCCTATGGCATGAAGCCTAATGACATCTTTGAGGCCAACGACCTGTTTGAGAACGGCAACATGACCCAAGTCCAGAGCACATTGCTCTCCCTGGCCAGCATg GCAAAGACCAAAGGCATTCACACATCGTGTGACATTGGTGTAAAATACGCAGACAAACAGAAACGCCATTTTGATGACAAGAAGATCAAGGCTGGACAGTGTGTCATCGGACTGCAG ATGGGGACCAACAAGTGTGCAAGCCAGGCTGGTATGACAGCGTACGGGACCAGGAGACATCTTTACGACCCAAAGACCCAGACAGACAAGCCTTACGACCAGACCACCATCAGTCTGCAGATGGGCACCAACAAAGGAGCCAGCCAG GCCGGTATGTCCTGCCCGGGAACGCGTCGTGACATCTTCGACAATAAGCAGGTGCAGCAAGTGGACAACTCCACCATATCCTTGCAGATGGGCACCAACAAGGCAGCGTCCCAGAAGGGCATGAGCGCATATGGCCTAGGACGCCAGGTGTACAACCCCAAGTACTGCGGCTCGCCCACCGAGCCTGTCATCCATGCCGACGGGAGCCTGGGCACCAACTGCTCAGAGATCAGCGACAGTGACTATCAGGCTAAGGAGTTCCTCcacgagggagagggggaggagtaccCAGTGGCTTATCATGAAGAGGACGACTACAGCGACGTGGCCCACTACAACGAGGTCGACCAGGGCATCGACTATTAG